The Candidatus Acidiferrales bacterium genome includes the window ATTCATCCGCCGAATGCGCCGAGGCGCTGCGACAGTTGCCCGCCGCAGCGCCTCCGGCCGATTTCAGCTTACTCCAGTTATTGATTCATGACAAAGTGGCCGCGCCGGTTCTGCTGCCAGCAGGTTTCATTGTGATCGGTGCAGAACGGGTGCTCTTTGCCCCAGCTCATCGTCTTGACGCGGTCCGCTGAGATTCCCAGCGAAACCAGATACTGTTTCACCGCATCGGCTCGGCGCTGTCCGAGCCCGAGGTTGTATTCCTCCGACCCGCGTTCGTCGCAGTGGCCCTCTACGGTCACATTGACCTGCGGATAGGAGCGCAGGAATTCTGCGTCCTTCTGCAGCGCGTCGCGCGTATCCGGGCGAATGTCGGACTTGTCGTAGTCGAAGAACGCATCCGTCACGTTCTGGTTAAACAAGGCGTTTATGTCCGGTGCCGCCGGTGGTTGCGCTGGCGGAGGCGGTGGTGCGGAGACGGTGATTTGCACATTTGCTGTCGCCGACCCTCCCGGTCCGGTTGCTGTAATCGTATACGTTGCTGTAGCCGTCGGGCTGACGTTCGTCGACCCCTGAGGTGCAACTTGCCCGACTCCCGGCTCCAAATCCAGGCTCGTTGCGTTCGTCGAAGTCCAGCTCAGCGTTGTGCTCTGGCCGTTCTGGATCGCCGTCGCCGACGCTGTTAGCGTCACCGTCGGTTGTGCCGGTGCAGGTGCTGGAGCTGGCGGTGGCGGCGCGGGCGCCGTCTTCTTCTTGCAAGCTCCTGCGAAAATGAGAAATGAAAACGCGCTGAATAACACGAGAAATCTACGTATGCTGCTGCTCTGCATCGAAAAGCCTCCTTCGCGCCCTGGGCTGCGCGAGCGTACAGAACAGGGCCGAGATTAATATACAGATCCTTCAGTAAGACAACTACCCCTGGGTCAACTGCCAAAAACGCGATCCCAACTGCGACTACTTGGGCGACCAATTCGGAGATTCATTCCTCCCCGAAACAGTCAATTCACGCGCTTCACTCCCGTCGGCTAGCATCGTCCAAATTTGCAGCGAGCCGCTTCGGGTGGACTCGAATGCGATATGGCGGCCATCCGGAGCCCAGCTCGGCCGCTCGTTTTGTCCCGAATCGCGAGTCAGCTCCGCGAGCTGGTGGCTCGCCAGATCCAAAATGTAAATGTCGTAGTTTCCCGCGGGCCGCCGCCAGCTGAAGGCCAGCAGTTGCCCGTTCGGCGACCACGCCGGATCAATCACGTATCCCGTCGCCGGCAAATCCGCCGCTGCGACGCCCGTCGCCGCCGAGAGCGGAATCTTCTGCACATTTGATCCGTCCGCGCTCATTTCATAAAGGTCCGGCAATCCTGCGCGGTCGCTCACGAAAATAATCTGTTGTCCCGTTTTCGGGTTCCACGTGGGCGAAGTGCTCACGCCCAGCGAATACGTCAGCCGGTGCATGTGTCCGCCGTTCACATCCGCAAGGTAAACTTCCGGATCGCCTTGATAGCTCGCCATGAACGCAATCTTCGTTCCATCGGGTGAAAATGAAGGCGACGAATTCGTCCCCGGATAGTGCGGAAAATACATCAGCCGGTTCGTCAGCGTCGAATACATGCAGATCTGCGCCGAAACCACGCGCCGGTATGTCTCGAAGCACGTGAACGCGATCCGCGAATCGTCCGGCGACCATCGCGGCGTCAGCGACGTTGTCCCTAGATGCGTCAGTTCGTGCTGATTCGCGCCGTCGTAATCCATTTCCCAGATTTCCTTGTGTCCTGTGCGGTTGCTCACATACGCGATCTTCGTCTGTGCGATTCCCGGTACGCCGCCGCTCAGTCGCGAAATAATATCGTCGGCGAATTCGTGCGCCAGTTGCCGCGCGCCGTCTTCCGTCGCATTGCCCGTATAGATTTTCTCTAAAATCGACGCCGCCGGCGTCTGCCGCACATCGTAAAGGTAACCGGCGACCGAAAGGGAAGCGCCCGTCGTCGTTAGGTTTCCAAATGCAATGTCCAGTGCATTGCACGGTGCCGCTGCCCATTCCTGCGGCTTCAGCTCCGATGGCATGCTGGGATCGTCCAGTGGATAAAAGCTCGTGCTCACCACGTCCACGATCCCCGAATAATTCAAATCATCCATCACCACTTGGTGAAACACCAGTTGTAGCGGCGACGACTGCGCATCCCGCGAAGCGAATTGCGGCACCGCCAGATTCACTTTCTGCACTCCGCTCAAAATCCCCGTTTCGATTCGTCCTTGCGCCATCGTGTTTGTCGCCGCGCCGAAAACAAATGCAGCGATGCCGGCCGCGCAGCCAATGACGCACAAAATGCGCCTAAGATACTGCCTCATTCCTCGTCCCTCAGTTTCCCATTCCGTGGTTCGTGCAAATCCGCTCCTCATTACCGGTGAAACTCGAACCAGAATTCAACATCCACGTATGTCCCCGTGTACGCCGCCGGCAGCTGATCCAGCGGGTTCGAGCTTTGCACCGCGCGAATCGCCGACATATCCACGGATTGGTTCCCGCTCGACTGCGTGATTTGAATATTTGCAATGGATCCGTTGCGCAGAATTTCAAACGACACGGTGCATCGCGGCGCAAACGAAATCGTGGGATCGATTGATGACTCGATCCAGTTGCCGCTGATTCGCCGCTGAATCGCTTCCACATACCACGGAAATTGCGAACCGAAGCTCCCGCCCGACGTTCCCGCCACGCCCATCCCGCCTTTCGTGTCCTGTGTCACGCGGAACGTCGAAGTCGGAATTTGCGGCGCGCCTCCATTGCCGTAGGGAATCGCGTTCGGTGGCGGCGTCACAGGATTTGGCAGTGGCTTCGCCAGTTTCGTGATGTACTCGGGTTTCTTTTCGCGGTCGAACTTCGGCAGAAAAATCGCATTCGAGTTGTCCGGCGGCTTCACGGGGTGCGGTTCTGCTTGATAAAG containing:
- a CDS encoding energy transducer TonB codes for the protein MELSLPHETARTLKGPLGYSAAFHLILGGIIIFGGIFAPHGEEWGGAGGQGTVNINLVGSVPALPMPKPDVETTNRTVDTTKGLYQAEPHPVKPPDNSNAIFLPKFDREKKPEYITKLAKPLPNPVTPPPNAIPYGNGGAPQIPTSTFRVTQDTKGGMGVAGTSGGSFGSQFPWYVEAIQRRISGNWIESSIDPTISFAPRCTVSFEILRNGSIANIQITQSSGNQSVDMSAIRAVQSSNPLDQLPAAYTGTYVDVEFWFEFHR
- the pal gene encoding peptidoglycan-associated lipoprotein Pal — encoded protein: MQSSSIRRFLVLFSAFSFLIFAGACKKKTAPAPPPPAPAPAPAQPTVTLTASATAIQNGQSTTLSWTSTNATSLDLEPGVGQVAPQGSTNVSPTATATYTITATGPGGSATANVQITVSAPPPPPAQPPAAPDINALFNQNVTDAFFDYDKSDIRPDTRDALQKDAEFLRSYPQVNVTVEGHCDERGSEEYNLGLGQRRADAVKQYLVSLGISADRVKTMSWGKEHPFCTDHNETCWQQNRRGHFVMNQ